The Thermomicrobiales bacterium genome includes a window with the following:
- a CDS encoding MFS transporter, producing MFPIRRRARRSGRSSLGQNSHFLHLWAAETVSQFGAQITTVALPLAAAVTLDATASQMGLLGAAGTAPALVFGLLAGVAIDRTRRRPILVWTDIARAIVLATVPLAWAFGALRMELLYLVAFINGALTLFFNVAYISYMPSIVLREDLVSANARLEGSASTAQVAGPGLGGILVGVLTAPAALLINTASYLVSALFISRITAVEPEPEKTERLHLRRDISEGIRIVWADARLRAILLSSAMVSLFGYIFLAVYVLYMLNDLGFSSTQVGLVLSLGGVGAVIGAVIAGPMTRRIGVGRAIIVGRSLFGIFGMLVPLAVSVSRLEVPMVLAAEFLQWMALIIALVNEVSVRQTLVPERLLGRATATYRFLGGGMIPIGSIIGGFLGELIGLRETLIVGCLGMLLASIWVVASPLRQRDNGVMSLSGSVTARLEEAAN from the coding sequence ATGTTTCCAATACGGCGGCGGGCGCGCCGCTCCGGCCGTTCATCGCTCGGACAGAACAGCCACTTCCTGCACTTGTGGGCGGCTGAGACCGTCTCGCAATTCGGCGCGCAGATCACAACCGTCGCGCTGCCGCTGGCCGCGGCAGTCACGCTCGATGCGACAGCCAGCCAGATGGGTCTGCTCGGCGCAGCCGGTACCGCCCCGGCGCTCGTCTTCGGCCTGCTCGCCGGCGTCGCAATCGACCGCACTCGCCGCCGCCCGATCCTGGTCTGGACCGACATCGCTCGCGCGATCGTCCTCGCCACAGTGCCGCTGGCCTGGGCATTCGGCGCGCTACGCATGGAACTGCTCTACCTCGTCGCCTTCATCAACGGCGCGCTGACGCTGTTCTTCAACGTCGCCTACATCTCGTACATGCCGAGCATCGTACTGCGCGAGGACCTCGTCTCGGCGAATGCGCGACTGGAGGGCAGCGCGTCGACGGCGCAGGTGGCAGGGCCGGGGCTCGGCGGCATCCTCGTCGGCGTGCTGACGGCTCCAGCTGCCTTGCTGATCAACACGGCGTCGTACCTCGTCTCGGCGTTGTTCATCAGCCGGATCACGGCGGTCGAACCTGAACCCGAAAAGACGGAGCGCCTGCATCTGCGCCGCGACATCAGCGAGGGCATCCGCATCGTTTGGGCCGACGCGCGGCTGCGGGCGATCCTGCTGTCGTCGGCGATGGTCAGCCTGTTCGGCTACATCTTCCTGGCGGTGTATGTCCTCTATATGCTGAACGACCTCGGCTTCAGCTCGACGCAGGTCGGGTTGGTACTGAGCCTCGGCGGCGTCGGCGCGGTCATCGGCGCAGTCATTGCCGGGCCAATGACTCGGCGGATCGGCGTCGGGCGCGCGATCATCGTTGGACGGTCGCTGTTCGGCATCTTCGGCATGCTCGTCCCGCTGGCCGTCAGCGTGTCGCGGCTGGAAGTACCGATGGTACTGGCAGCCGAGTTCCTGCAATGGATGGCGTTGATCATTGCGCTGGTCAACGAAGTGAGCGTGCGCCAGACACTGGTGCCGGAGCGCCTGCTCGGCCGCGCGACGGCAACCTACCGGTTTCTGGGCGGCGGCATGATCCCGATCGGATCGATCATCGGCGGATTCCTCGGCGAGCTGATCGGGCTGCGTGAGACGCTGATCGTCGGCTGTCTGGGCATGCTGCTGGCCAGCATCTGGGTGGTAGCGTCGCCGCTGCGCCAGCGCGACAACGGCGTCATGTCGCTCAGCGGCAGCGTTACCGCGAGGCTCGAAGAGGCAGCGAACTAA
- a CDS encoding leucyl aminopeptidase, translating into MPARTTGQPPTITLAFAADSPTASTADALILAVPPGDDAWQGPLADVDGALDGALRQALTDADFDGKVGSTLTIPTLGRLPAKRIVVTGLPASGAGVTETRRAYGAAVSAAAKAGAKNIAAPAPGGSEGEVARYRAAIEGVLLASYDFRGYKASRGEASGIDSWTFLTTETDAARKGVAEGFAIASGIYLARDLVAEPGQTIYPETLAAAAKQMATDNELDYREYDEKQLAEMGANAIVDVGKGSVHPPRLLHLTYTPSGESKGTIAFVGKGITFDTGGMNLKPTGGIETMKTDMAGSAAVLGAMRAVAGLDLPFTVYGIIASAENMPSGTAFRPGDVLTALNGKTIEIISTDAEGRLVLADALVYAAREGADEMIDLATLTGAKMIALGAESVAVFSNDDDFAARVVDAGTEAGDLFWHMPLWDALKKQIKSDIADMKNSGGRGGGAITAALLLAEFTEGKPWVHLDIAGAAYTDSARDDTPKGPTGIGVRALVNYLEAKARA; encoded by the coding sequence ATGCCTGCCCGTACAACCGGCCAGCCCCCAACAATCACGCTCGCCTTCGCCGCCGATAGCCCGACCGCATCGACCGCCGACGCCCTCATCCTCGCAGTCCCGCCAGGCGACGACGCATGGCAGGGCCCTCTTGCTGACGTCGATGGCGCGCTCGACGGTGCGCTGCGTCAGGCGCTAACCGACGCCGACTTCGACGGCAAGGTCGGCTCGACACTGACGATTCCGACGTTGGGCCGTCTGCCGGCCAAGCGCATCGTTGTCACCGGCCTGCCCGCCTCGGGCGCTGGCGTCACCGAGACGCGGCGTGCCTACGGCGCAGCCGTCTCTGCCGCCGCGAAGGCCGGCGCGAAGAACATTGCCGCCCCAGCGCCGGGCGGATCCGAAGGCGAAGTCGCGCGCTACCGCGCTGCGATCGAGGGCGTCCTGCTGGCCAGCTACGACTTCCGCGGCTACAAGGCCAGCCGCGGCGAAGCCAGCGGCATCGACTCCTGGACGTTCCTGACCACCGAAACCGATGCGGCCCGCAAGGGTGTTGCCGAAGGGTTCGCCATCGCCTCGGGCATCTACCTGGCCCGCGACCTCGTCGCCGAGCCAGGCCAGACGATCTACCCCGAGACACTGGCCGCCGCCGCGAAGCAGATGGCGACTGACAACGAGCTCGACTACCGTGAGTACGACGAGAAGCAGCTAGCCGAGATGGGCGCGAACGCGATCGTCGATGTCGGCAAGGGCAGCGTCCACCCGCCGCGCCTGCTGCACCTCACCTACACGCCGTCCGGCGAATCGAAGGGCACCATCGCCTTCGTCGGCAAGGGCATCACGTTCGACACCGGCGGCATGAACCTGAAGCCGACCGGCGGCATCGAGACGATGAAGACCGACATGGCCGGTTCGGCAGCCGTCCTCGGCGCGATGCGCGCCGTCGCCGGACTGGACCTTCCCTTCACCGTCTACGGCATCATCGCCAGCGCCGAGAACATGCCCAGCGGCACCGCGTTCCGCCCCGGCGACGTCCTGACCGCACTGAATGGCAAGACGATCGAGATCATCTCGACCGACGCCGAAGGCCGCCTTGTCCTGGCCGACGCACTCGTCTATGCCGCCCGCGAAGGTGCTGACGAGATGATCGACCTGGCGACGCTGACCGGCGCGAAGATGATCGCGCTGGGTGCGGAGTCGGTCGCCGTCTTCTCCAACGACGACGATTTCGCGGCACGGGTCGTCGACGCCGGCACTGAGGCGGGAGACCTGTTCTGGCACATGCCGCTCTGGGACGCGCTCAAGAAGCAGATCAAGAGCGACATCGCCGATATGAAAAACAGCGGTGGCCGTGGCGGCGGCGCGATCACTGCCGCGCTGCTGCTGGCCGAGTTCACCGAGGGCAAGCCCTGGGTACACCTCGACATCGCCGGCGCAGCTTACACCGACTCAGCACGCGACGATACGCCGAAGGGCCCGACCGGCATCGGCGTCCGCGCTTTGGTGAACTACCTGGAAGCGAAGGCGCGCGCATAG
- the ispH gene encoding 4-hydroxy-3-methylbut-2-enyl diphosphate reductase has translation MGDRRIILANEMGYCWGVRRALEIIQDAGDVNNPVATIGDVIHNPQVVERLHSKGVDTATSVEEAANRGYKRVAITAHGAGPERKAEAEKFGLELIDTTCPLVTKVQRMANKLAKQGYTVVVYGDYFHPEVKGIMAWSGTSRIYPAKKIADLPWDAPRGSRKEGAKTPPRKVAIVSQTTKNTDEMLRFVAELTALVSPEGGEIRITNTICEPTFERQNALKQLAREADVILAIGGKKSSNTARLAEVGNLMGVPSYHIERAEDIDVAWLEGKDAAGITAGASTPDDVIQSVIDFLVGCGYPAPIGGLRQVDLEATPAY, from the coding sequence ATGGGCGACCGACGAATTATTCTGGCGAACGAGATGGGTTACTGCTGGGGCGTGCGGCGCGCGCTGGAGATTATCCAGGATGCGGGCGACGTCAATAATCCAGTGGCGACGATTGGCGACGTGATCCACAACCCGCAGGTTGTCGAACGTCTGCACTCCAAGGGCGTCGATACGGCCACCTCGGTCGAGGAGGCAGCCAACCGCGGCTACAAGCGTGTGGCGATCACCGCCCACGGCGCCGGCCCGGAGCGCAAGGCCGAGGCGGAGAAGTTCGGGCTGGAGCTGATCGACACGACCTGTCCGCTCGTGACCAAGGTCCAGCGCATGGCGAACAAGCTCGCCAAGCAGGGCTACACCGTCGTCGTCTACGGCGATTACTTCCATCCCGAGGTCAAGGGCATCATGGCCTGGTCCGGAACGTCGCGCATCTATCCGGCAAAGAAGATCGCTGATCTGCCGTGGGACGCGCCGCGCGGCTCGCGCAAAGAGGGCGCGAAGACTCCTCCGCGCAAAGTCGCGATCGTCTCGCAGACGACGAAGAACACCGATGAGATGCTGCGCTTTGTCGCCGAGCTGACGGCGCTGGTGTCGCCGGAGGGTGGCGAGATCCGTATCACCAACACGATCTGCGAGCCGACCTTCGAGCGCCAGAATGCGCTGAAGCAGCTTGCGCGTGAGGCCGATGTGATCCTTGCGATCGGCGGCAAGAAGTCGTCGAACACGGCGCGACTGGCTGAGGTCGGCAACCTCATGGGTGTTCCGAGCTACCACATCGAACGGGCTGAGGATATCGACGTTGCCTGGTTAGAGGGCAAGGACGCCGCCGGTATCACCGCCGGTGCGTCGACGCCGGACGACGTGATTCAGTCGGTCATCGATTTTCTCGTCGGCTGCGGCTATCCCGCGCCGATAGGAGGGCTGCGCCAGGTTGACCTCGAAGCGACGCCAGCGTACTAG
- a CDS encoding type II toxin-antitoxin system PrlF family antitoxin, producing the protein MKELITTMTQRGQITVPAEIRRMLRLRPHDKVAFTVEDGEVRIVPVAFTAASAFSSIEPVDESQDFEDQIRQAKVERAERTIRSLSVR; encoded by the coding sequence ATGAAGGAACTAATCACGACAATGACTCAGCGCGGTCAGATCACCGTACCCGCTGAGATTCGACGCATGCTTCGACTCAGGCCACACGACAAGGTTGCGTTCACCGTTGAGGATGGTGAGGTCAGGATCGTTCCGGTTGCCTTTACCGCCGCTTCGGCATTTAGCTCAATTGAGCCGGTGGATGAATCTCAAGACTTCGAGGATCAAATTCGCCAGGCGAAGGTGGAACGGGCTGAACGGACGATCCGTTCACTGTCAGTCCGATGA
- a CDS encoding PIN domain-containing protein: MRFADTNIFLRYLVRPVTDADQVRAVACRALIERISTGEEEITTSEAVLAEIVYVLSSRRQFGLRPDEIVARLNAIVMLPGLKITQKRLYLRALDIYASHTDLDFEDAITIAIVERMEQAELYSYDTDFDRVSGITRLEPGTD, from the coding sequence ATGAGGTTCGCTGATACCAACATCTTCCTTCGCTACCTGGTACGACCGGTCACAGACGCTGACCAGGTTCGCGCCGTAGCCTGCCGCGCGTTGATTGAACGCATAAGCACCGGCGAGGAAGAGATCACGACTTCGGAAGCCGTGTTGGCGGAGATCGTCTATGTGTTGTCCTCGCGCCGTCAGTTTGGATTGAGACCGGACGAAATCGTGGCAAGATTGAATGCCATTGTGATGTTGCCGGGTCTGAAAATCACTCAGAAGCGGCTGTATCTTCGCGCGCTCGACATCTATGCGTCGCATACTGATCTTGATTTTGAGGATGCTATTACGATCGCCATCGTCGAGCGAATGGAACAAGCCGAGCTTTACTCGTATGACACTGATTTTGATCGAGTCTCAGGAATCACCCGCTTGGAACCTGGGACTGACTGA
- a CDS encoding DUF2905 domain-containing protein, whose amino-acid sequence MSERDIGLLIIALGVLAILIGLLVMTGAFSWFGRLPGDIRIERGNSRVYIPLASMLLISIALSIVSAVIRRLLG is encoded by the coding sequence ATGAGCGAACGCGACATCGGCCTGCTCATCATCGCACTCGGTGTTCTGGCCATCCTCATCGGCTTGCTCGTGATGACTGGCGCGTTTTCCTGGTTCGGCCGGCTGCCCGGCGACATCCGAATCGAGCGTGGCAACAGCCGCGTCTACATCCCGCTGGCCTCGATGCTGCTCATCTCGATTGCCCTCAGCATCGTCAGCGCAGTCATCCGTCGATTGCTTGGCTAG
- a CDS encoding methyltransferase domain-containing protein produces the protein MGETSSRQIRRSDEHYTPIASAYTTSAIHAQGADLARLVELAALAPGALVLDVGTGTGHTGLAFAAAGASIVGLDLTHAMLAEARALAKERGAALAPVRGAAELLPFSDATFDAVVCRYCAHHFMDVAAAIAEMARVVKPGGIVLLDDHVAPEDDAADEFINRLDWLRDPSHRREPRLSEYEGWFGAAGLRVTAVEHRRERIHVDEWFARARTTPERQDEARTLLATAAPELQDLFAITADPVGFDLHAVIVSAVR, from the coding sequence GTGGGCGAGACATCATCGCGGCAGATTCGGCGGTCTGACGAGCATTACACGCCGATAGCAAGCGCGTACACGACCAGCGCTATTCACGCGCAGGGCGCGGACCTCGCCCGGCTCGTCGAGCTTGCGGCGCTTGCACCGGGCGCGCTTGTGCTGGATGTCGGCACCGGCACCGGCCACACCGGTCTGGCTTTCGCCGCTGCCGGGGCAAGCATCGTCGGACTGGACCTGACCCATGCGATGCTGGCGGAGGCACGCGCTCTGGCAAAGGAGCGCGGCGCGGCGCTCGCGCCGGTCCGTGGCGCGGCGGAGCTGCTGCCGTTCTCAGATGCGACGTTTGACGCGGTCGTCTGCCGGTACTGCGCGCATCATTTTATGGATGTAGCGGCGGCAATTGCCGAGATGGCGCGTGTCGTGAAACCGGGTGGGATCGTCCTGCTGGACGACCATGTTGCGCCGGAGGATGACGCTGCCGACGAATTCATCAACCGGCTCGACTGGCTGCGCGATCCGTCGCACCGGCGAGAGCCACGACTCAGCGAGTACGAGGGCTGGTTCGGAGCAGCCGGACTGCGGGTGACGGCGGTTGAACACCGGCGGGAGCGAATCCATGTCGACGAGTGGTTCGCCCGGGCACGCACGACACCGGAGCGCCAAGACGAAGCTCGGACGCTGCTGGCAACTGCCGCGCCCGAGCTTCAGGATCTCTTCGCGATTACTGCCGATCCGGTCGGCTTCGATCTGCATGCCGTGATCGTGAGCGCCGTGCGCTAG
- a CDS encoding aminotransferase class V-fold PLP-dependent enzyme, whose translation MSEPIDVEALRSEFPFTAEWAYLNTASFGPFPQRTVRATQAWVANIGDAPNFFETERPDIAAETAQMMATLTGSTPADIAWVPSLADGMNLLAHSIDYRPGDNVVLLEGEYPSVVYPFRNLQRQEVSVRLVPRNEAGRADLDLIADSIDDRTRAMAISYVEFIDGYRNDIQALGALCRERGVELFVDATQALGIQPVDMSDFGATAVVSHCFKWLMAGFGLGVVVFAPGAAERLQVTYAGRLSVRSPFDDPEYALDWRDGAARFQTGGLNEAGMTALHSSLSLVTEVGPERSAAHSLALLDTLAEGLTGAGYQIVSDLTPARRSQILTFTSGGATEDDEIAQRLKDARVSVTQRASGFRVAPYFFNTASDIDRLLEALPVR comes from the coding sequence GTGTCCGAACCGATCGACGTGGAAGCGCTGCGGAGCGAGTTCCCGTTTACTGCCGAGTGGGCGTATCTCAACACCGCCTCGTTCGGCCCATTCCCTCAGCGCACCGTGCGCGCAACGCAGGCATGGGTCGCCAACATTGGCGATGCGCCGAACTTCTTCGAGACGGAGCGTCCCGACATCGCGGCAGAGACCGCTCAGATGATGGCGACATTGACCGGTTCGACGCCGGCAGATATCGCCTGGGTGCCGTCGCTGGCCGACGGAATGAACCTGCTGGCCCACAGCATCGACTATCGGCCGGGCGACAACGTCGTACTCCTCGAAGGCGAATATCCGTCGGTCGTCTATCCGTTTCGGAACTTGCAGCGCCAGGAGGTATCCGTCCGTCTGGTGCCGCGCAACGAAGCTGGCCGCGCCGACCTCGATCTGATCGCGGACAGCATCGACGACCGCACGCGGGCGATGGCGATTTCATACGTCGAATTCATCGACGGCTATCGGAACGACATCCAGGCACTCGGCGCACTCTGTCGCGAGCGTGGCGTTGAGCTCTTCGTGGACGCGACACAGGCACTTGGCATTCAGCCGGTCGACATGTCTGACTTCGGCGCGACTGCCGTCGTGTCCCATTGCTTCAAGTGGCTGATGGCCGGGTTCGGCCTCGGTGTCGTCGTCTTCGCTCCCGGCGCGGCTGAGCGACTACAGGTAACCTACGCTGGTCGTCTGTCAGTCCGCAGCCCGTTCGACGATCCTGAATATGCGCTCGACTGGCGCGACGGTGCTGCACGATTTCAGACTGGCGGTCTCAACGAGGCCGGAATGACAGCGCTCCATTCATCGCTTTCGCTCGTCACCGAAGTTGGTCCCGAGCGCAGCGCCGCGCATTCACTGGCGCTGCTGGACACGTTGGCCGAGGGCTTGACCGGCGCGGGCTATCAGATCGTTTCCGATCTCACACCGGCGCGGCGGTCGCAGATTCTGACCTTCACCAGCGGTGGCGCGACCGAAGATGACGAGATCGCCCAGCGTCTGAAGGATGCGCGCGTATCGGTGACGCAACGGGCGTCGGGCTTTCGTGTCGCGCCGTACTTCTTCAACACAGCCAGCGACATCGACCGGCTGCTCGAAGCGCTTCCAGTGCGCTAG
- a CDS encoding aminotransferase class V-fold PLP-dependent enzyme: protein MAGEWAYLNHAAYGPFPRRTVEAVHRWAEDFASPGDFFASDRESVPDKAAAAVASLAGTSGDMVAWVPSLADGMNLLAHGVSWKEGDNVLIPTDEFPSVVYPFLNLQRRGVEIRFVPRNAEGRTDPALIEAAMDDRTRALAISHVEYMDGFRNDLVKLGKLCRERNIELFVDATQSLGAQPVDLVGTGVSAVASHGYKWLMAGFGVGVVIFAEDAIERIDVTYAGRSGVKVDYGDHNYALDWRDGAGRYQTGGLNQLGLAALLSSMSLVTQVGPAWSSAHTFDLTSRLAEGVDEKGYDIASDMDPDHRSQIITFTSGDRDRDNQIVADLEASKISVTLRGRGIRVSPYFYNTADDIERLVRALPLR from the coding sequence GGGCGTACCTGAACCACGCGGCCTATGGTCCGTTCCCGAGGCGTACCGTCGAAGCAGTCCACCGCTGGGCCGAGGATTTCGCCAGCCCCGGCGACTTCTTCGCTTCCGATCGCGAGTCGGTGCCGGACAAGGCCGCAGCGGCAGTCGCCAGCCTGGCCGGTACCAGCGGCGACATGGTCGCCTGGGTGCCGTCCCTCGCCGACGGCATGAACCTGCTCGCCCACGGCGTCAGCTGGAAGGAAGGCGACAACGTCCTGATCCCGACCGACGAGTTCCCCTCGGTCGTCTACCCCTTCCTCAATCTCCAGCGCCGCGGTGTCGAGATCCGCTTCGTCCCGCGTAACGCCGAGGGCCGCACCGATCCGGCCCTGATCGAAGCGGCGATGGACGATCGCACCCGAGCGCTGGCGATCTCGCACGTCGAGTATATGGACGGCTTCCGCAACGACCTGGTCAAGCTCGGCAAGCTCTGCCGCGAGCGCAACATCGAGCTGTTCGTCGACGCCACTCAATCGCTCGGCGCGCAGCCGGTCGACCTCGTCGGCACGGGAGTCAGCGCCGTTGCCTCGCACGGCTACAAGTGGCTGATGGCCGGGTTCGGCGTCGGCGTCGTCATCTTTGCCGAGGACGCGATCGAGCGCATCGACGTTACCTACGCCGGACGATCGGGGGTCAAGGTCGATTATGGAGATCACAACTACGCGCTGGACTGGCGCGACGGCGCTGGCCGCTACCAGACCGGCGGTCTGAACCAGCTCGGCCTGGCGGCGCTGCTCAGCTCGATGTCGCTCGTGACGCAGGTCGGTCCGGCCTGGTCGTCGGCCCACACGTTCGACCTCACGTCGCGCCTCGCCGAGGGCGTCGATGAGAAAGGCTACGACATCGCGTCTGACATGGACCCCGACCACCGCTCGCAGATCATCACCTTCACCAGTGGTGACCGCGACCGCGACAACCAGATCGTCGCCGACCTGGAAGCGTCGAAGATCTCCGTGACGCTGCGTGGGCGCGGCATCCGCGTCTCACCGTACTTCTACAACACCGCCGACGACATCGAGCGCTTAGTGCGCGCGCTGCCGCTGCGCTGA